From the genome of Calliopsis andreniformis isolate RMS-2024a unplaced genomic scaffold, iyCalAndr_principal scaffold0022, whole genome shotgun sequence, one region includes:
- the LOC143187223 gene encoding uncharacterized protein LOC143187223, whose amino-acid sequence MNATNQQQSCNSTELADAKLQKIKELTSILKDTDKNLTVCEEILTTYIRKRLRDKREEMHRRCELEGKMTEILENLKTRLLVE is encoded by the exons ATGAACGCAACGAATCAGCAACAATCGTGCAACTCGACTGAACTGGCAGACGCTAAACTACAAAAGATCAAGGAGCTGACATCCATCTTGAAG GATACGGACAAAAATCTGACAGTGTGCGAGGAAATATTGACAACCTATATAAGGAAACGTCTAAGG GATAAACGAGAAGAAATGCATAGACGCTGTGAACTGGAAGGCAAAATGACGGAGATactagaaaatttaaaaacccGGTTGCTAGTCGAATAA
- the LOC143187237 gene encoding uncharacterized protein LOC143187237, whose product MIEHVTVANSAEATLLEDLSLRTLYLFCYFCTVCTLAVSFENAEESEVSEWRLSNSSESGESQEASDFANTNATRDKRALGLILSGLAQVFGYTVSPVQLASLPNATPAPSAGTNQPSPSPSPMNSTQSNSSTPATPRQRETIRFTGVVNFGNSSGLLNHLQQYERIFHGNGSNGGSGSNGTSGSTATPPTQMTPDPRVVTLGQGSPFLVNFPIPSMRQPPLPEIPAENISLSYPRPLIPIRNTQEMVFRKNESMETLTVENKEIQDGRDVQSPPPPPPPSPSTPYTPFYNLYADEPRWKKEHEERLAELERKQQEHAERLRQQEFKNRVRDDFGSQEVRKDHGEEDSGERDSPVRVPLSQDVKAPEESEEDDKYEDYENKKNNFKQYDDSPQTDDNYANVKYDEPLPISEDDEQRKPEDLRNSYGEPLNSRELNDDRFSYFGKFKDSQDDFREPESPNFREDSKDDKDWDHANDDSDEMRKEEDLPASNKYEEYNLEEGTDSERKDPQNYEEDASDPFSKYPNKAPFTNENESHFREQKSSEEVDFSSYMPLIVPFRYLDAPDELKKTGARSSVTEKSEKIDNLANKEGSKKVSSKELRVRKKETIKSKMNISERPMPKKIQEGEQKERIWPPPFDFVLDSTIQTGVTTKPGYSKSSNTPLEFKINIKDEHKTPQQSGERELSESPAQRHQDILNAYYQRPRGNLKPETAPRHATPGPSKSIETEDTRSQSQQRRNIPEIWKSYKYYNLNGEYKNGEPKIIEGGRAIQGSNPSKRFESLKRSTEKIEPTMGNYYRGGYPEEEMGKSNFQIPAQTAMLPIGFYDPMGAGGYLNFGDRMVQSGKKAIDLTMPRRDTSRYDESLTKLVSEPESTSEKVGNFAISAIAMIMLDKKRLKRVDQLVISISPIYLKFLNCLYNDTILIDIIYLIKSIEAIPHRHFKISCCCVENLVDYFIHIDKKYNIQ is encoded by the exons ATGATAGAACATGTCACGGTGGCTAACTCTGCTGAGGCTACGTTATTAGAGGATCTCTCG CTCAGGACATTGTACCTATTCTGTTACTTCTGCACTGTGTGCACCCTTGCTGTGTCCTTTGAGAATGCAGAGGAGTCTGAGGTCTCTGAATGGAGGCTCTCGAactcgtcagagtcaggagagtCTCAAGAAGCAAGTGACTTCGCGAACACAAATGCTACGAGAGATAAAAGAGCCCTGGGGTTGATTCTCTCAGGCTTGGCTCAGGTGTTCGGTTATACAGTGAGCCCAGTGCAACTTGCGTCCCTGCCCAATGCAACTCCTGCTCCAAGTGCAGGCACTAACCAGCCGTCGCCTAGTCCTAGCCCCATGAACTCTACTCAGTCAAACTCTTCTACTCCTGCGACTCCCAGACAGAGGGAGACGATAAGGTTCACTGGGGTTGTGAATTTTGGTAACAGCTCGGGCCTCCTGAACCACTTGCAGCAGTACGAGAGAATATTCCATGGTAATGGTAGCAATGGAGGCTCTGGAAGCAATGGAACCTCTGGAAGCACTGCAACCCCTCCCACACAAATGACGCCTGACCCAAGGGTAGTGACCCTGGGACAAGGCTCCCCTTTTCTGGTGAACTTCCCCATACCTTCCATGAGGCAGCCTCCATTGCCAGAGATCCCAGCAGAAAATATTTCTCTGTCTTATCCAAGACCTCTAATCCCCATTCGAAATACACAAGAAATGGTTTTTAGGAAGAATGAGAGTATGGAAACACTGACTGTGGAGAATAAAGAGATCCAAGATGGAAGAGACGTGCAATCTCCTCCTCCGCCACCTCCACCATCTCCATCCACACCGTATACTCCTTTTTACAATCTTTATGCCGATGAACCACGGTGGAAGAAAGAGCACGAGGAAAGATTAGCTGAGTTAGAGCGAAAGCAGCAGGAGCATGCTGAGAGACTGAGGCAGCAGGAGTTTAAGAACCGAGTGAGGGATGATTTTGGTAGCCAAGAAGTGAGGAAAGATCATgga GAAGAGGACTCTGGAGAAAGAGACAGTCCTGTGAGGGTTCCTTTGAGCCAGGATGTGAAAGCTCCTGAAGAAAGTGAGGAAGATGATAAGTATGAAGACTATGAGAACAAGAAGAATAACTTTAAACAGTATGACGACTCTCCTCAGACAGATGATAATTATGCTAACGTGAAATATGATGAGCCATTGCCCATCAGTGAAGATGATGAACAAAGAAAGCCTGAGGACCTTCGCAATAGCTATGGCGAGCCTCTGAACAGTCGAGAGTTGAATGACGATAGGTTTAGCTACTTCGGGAAGTTCAAAGACTCGCAGGATGATTTTCGTGAGCCAGAATCTCCTAACTTCAGAGAAGACTCAAAAGATGATAAAGATTGGGATCATGCTAATGACGATAGCGATGAAATGAGAAAAGAAGAGGATCTTCCAGCGTCGAATAAGTATGAAGAGTATAATTTAGAAGAAGGGACAGATTCTGAAAGAAAGGATCCTCAGAACTATGAGGAGGATGCTTCTGATCCTTTCTCCAAGTATCCTAACAAAGCTCCCTTCACTAATGAGAACGAATCTCATTTTAGAGAACAAAAGTCGAGTGAAGAAGTGGATTTCAGCAGCTACATGCCTCTCATCGTGCCCTTTCGATACTTAGATGCTCCTGATGAGCTGAAGAAAACGGGGGCGAGATCTTCGGTAACTGAAAAGTCAGAGAAAATTGATAACTTGGCAAATAAGGAAGGTAGCAAGAAGGTTTCGTCGAAAGAGTTGAGAGTTAGGAAAAAAGAGACTATAAAGTCTAAGATGAATATCTCAGAACGACCAATGCCGAAGAAGATTCAAGAAGGTGAACAAAAGGAGCGGATATGGCCACCTCCTTTTGATTTTGTTCTGGATAGTACTATCCAAACTGGGGTCACTACGAAGCCAGGATACTCTAAGTCTTCTAACACTCCCctagaatttaaaataaatatcaaaGACGAACATAAGACTCCTCAGCAAAGTGGAGAACGAGAACTTTCTGAGAGTCCTGCGCAGAGACATCAAGACATTCTTAATGCCTATTATCAGAGGCCCAGAGGGAATTTaaaacctgagactgctcctagaCACGCGACACCTGGACCTAGTAAATCAATTGAAACTGAAGATACTAGGTCACAGTCTCAGCAAAGAAGAAATATTCCAGAGATCTGGAAGAGttataaatattacaatttaaatGGCGAGTATAAGAATGGAGAACCAAAAATAATTGAAGGAGGACGAGCTATTCAAGGATCCAATCCATCCAAGAGATTTGAGTCTCTAAAGCGTAGTACTGAGAAGATTGAGCCTACTATGGGAAATTATTATAGGGGAGGATATCCTGAAGAGGAGATGGGAAAATCAAATTTCCAGATTCCTGCGCAAACAGCAATGCTACCAATCGGTTTCTATGATCCCATGGGTGCTGGTGGTTATTTGAATTTTG GGGACAGAATGGTTCAGAGTGGTAAAAAGGCAATCGATTTGACCATGCCGCGACGCGACACTTCTCGCTATGACGAAAGTTTGACGAAATTGGTCAGTGAACCGGAAAGCACAAGCGAGAAAGTCGGAAATTTCGCGATCAGTGCGATTGCTATGATAATGTTGGACAAAAAGAGATTGAAACGAGTGGATCAATTGGTTATATCGATTTCGCCCAT ttatttaaaatttttaaattgcttATATAACGACACAATATTAATTGATATCAT ATATCTTATCAAATCTATAGAGGCTATTCCACACAg GCACTTTAAAATTTCATGTTGTTGTGTGGAAAACCTTGTAgattattttatacatattgacaaaaaatataatattcaataa